The sequence aatataataaactaatttttttattacaataaaatactctatttcataaagaaatttattttataaaaaattgaacacatataaaatttaataaaaaatattattttggaaataaagaataatctgatctcaaaaaaataataaagcatccgggtgaggacccaatacctgtgtaattttttaaattatgattattagctaattaatcaatgatctattacagacaatatttggaagacaaaaaaaatcctgccagAATAGCCACTCTGCCCCAATTCATCCTTGACACAAAATTTACAGTGCAATGTCTCTCCTTTCAGtaacctttaaaatgttataaaacttgtagagaatacaaagaagagaagagcacatcaataaacaaattgggaaatatatcagggtgggttagaaagggaagattctgtgtggaaaaaataaatagtaaagaagagatttttttgcctttacaaaagatcgggcaagattcaaatagaaatgctaaatgtaattgctgaaatatatttcttaaattatatatcacaaaatttcttaaagaatgtatcagaatataccagtagcaacaaagtatgatctaatcttaaagattcttaatttttttaggtgttaaaaaaaaatgtaattttttttacattttctgatatatattttgaaaaatattttggtaaatttacaagcataaattcaaaataattgcaaatttatacacatttaactCATTGCTGTCATCTGGTCATTTTTAACCTgagaggtatatttttgttggctatGTTGCAATGACAGTTGCTACTTCCCTGATTTCATTGTCCACTCTATTCAAGGGTGTTTCAAGGCCAGCTATAGTGCCATGTACAATGAaaacttattagtttattttttacgagaGTTCACAATCAAACCGATGATAGTaacaatgttactttttttttgtaataaaatcgtcattgtattttttacatttttaacaaattatgagtttactgagtataagtacctcttgtgaatgtagtaaaagcttgaatgaaaatgaaattgaagatatcttaatgaactgatgatctgtaggacagtgaatctatatttagtgaatatgatagcgatagtgaatgtgacatagaaagtcctgacaatgtatgtgaaattaaaaacaaaaacacgatGAGTGTATCAGATGAATTGTTGAAAAGGAAATTAGACGAAAGTCtgtctatgaaaaaaattgttataaatggagTTCTGAACTAATGTTATTAGGActcatctttctcaaataaaagaaactgctaaaaacttgcatctctattaattcaatttattattgggaattactgttttaattagaacataaaattactaaattatcactaaaactactgctccgcaacttcctttgttaatcacactgataatattgaattaaaagctttaatggactactgtatttatttggtatatttaattctagtaaagaagaTGTGAGGGATCTACAGAAAGTGATGGAACTGGAAGTGTTATATTCAGGGAAACCATGTCCCTTCAgcggtttttatttctgttagttttaacggCACTAAAGTACACTCCAGTATACTAGATGGTGACAAAACcgctcatattttcaaattaattaaaatgttaatctcaAATTGCCGGTCGAATTATTCTCCCACCAAGTATCTAATTGTAGACAAGATGCTTATCAGTTTTCAGGATCTATGCACATTttgaatgttcatgaaaaataagcccTGAAAATATGGACACATATTTAAGGAAATCATTTGCCTTAACTCATATGAGACGACGACTTGTAGAATCCAGACTTCCAACATCGCTGActttaatataagaaatgtattaaaaattaaaaaaggaaaaatcgaacctgaattgctacagaaaaaacacagGCGATGTCATATGTGCCCATCAATCAATTACAACAAACATCACAACGTCTGTAGTGAGTGTGAGACCATGTATGCAAGTACAAATAACATCATAAGAAATAGTtgaaattagttatgaatattaagatgtcgctttaaactagaaaggcaataaaaatccttttcgcagaatttacaaaactaatttttctcttttgtatgaatattaagatgtaattttaaactgtctttgcgattaaatgacttttgacaaaagttacaaatataattcttctcttttgtatgaatattaagatgtaattttaaactgcttttctgattaaatgaattttgacaaaagttacaaacataattattctcttttgtatgaatattaagatgcatttttaaactggttttgtaattaaatgacttttgacaaaagttacaaatatgattattctcttttgtatgaatattaagatgtatttctaaattgcttttgcgattaaatgacttttgacaaaagttacaaatataattcttctcttttgtatgaatattaagatgtaattttaaactggctttctgattaaatgacttttgacaaaagttacaaatataattattctcttttgtatgaatattaagatgtatttctaaattgcttttgcgattaaatgacttttgacaaaagttacaaatataattcttctcttttgtatgaatattaagatgtaattttaaactggctttctgattaaatgacttttgacaaaagttacaaatataattattctcttttgtatgaatattaagatggttTTTTAAACGGTCTTTGCgataaaatgacttttgacaaaagttacaaatataattcttctcatttgtatgaatattaagatgttttgttaaattgcttttgcgagtaaatgacttttgacaaaagttacaaacataattctcctcttttgtatgaatattaagatgtaattttaaactgtctttgcgattaaatgagttttgacaaaagttacaaacgtaattcttctcttttgtatgaatattaagatgtaattttaaactgcctttccgattaaatgacttttgacaaaagttacaaatataattattctcttttgtatgaatattaagatgtaattttaaactggctttctcattaaatgacttttgacaaaagttacaaatataattattctcttttgtatgaatattaagatgtatttctaaattgcttttgcgattaaatgacttttgacaaaagttacaaatataattcttctcttttgtatgaatattaagatgtttttttaaactgcttttgtcattaaatgacttttgacaaaatgtacaaatataattcttctcttttgtatgaatattaagatggttttttaaactgcttttgtgattaaatgacttttgacaaaatgtacaagtataattcttctcttttgtatgaatgttaagatgttgctttaaattaaaattacggttaaaaaccttatggcagattttgcaaacataataaattttctctttcgtatgaacgtttaaatgtgattttaattcagaactttgattaaaagtcttcggacaaatggtacaaacataattcttctcttcGTTATGCttaataagttgtgtttttaaattattttctggaataacagacttttgacaaaagttagaattatttacactACTCTTACAATTATTCTTGGTACTTCTTTTGAtggttaatttttcaataataacctgtaaaattaaaccaacaattaaaaggtaattatgaattaatacaaaattatttccattacaataacattattctattttgtaaaaagttgcaaaatatggataaaaaactgaatattttaaacatatattcaaaataaacatcgtttggaatattttttaatgattcacaagtaaagtttaatgtaataacaaactttacttatcctactgcatatctatacacatagctgaaactttacagattgtctgggctaaaggtatccaaaacaaatggcctatatttaggaaaTAAGTCCTAACTTCTTAGTACTCAAATGATAGCATAAATCTCCAAGAATTGTTCAGGGTACTTTTAATAGTCAGTAGAATATGCGTATGATGTGCAGACAAGCTGACTCCAATGCGATTGTAGTCCATCAATATGTGGATCCCACAAAAACCATTCAGTGCATGCTTTAGTTAATGGAGTTTCAATCATGTACATATGTTTAACagcttgtacaaactgaatggaatatcaattCTTTTATGTCAAAGTTTAACGTCCTCAAAGGTACAGGGACTTTAAGAGACAGAAATCATCAAAGGTTACAGTTGTGATGAGGCTATGGATCAAGTAAGCTACGCATTCACTGCCCGTCCCATTAACTTTATTAGGCGACCTAGTTATGGACTGCAAATATCTCTTTCTACTGTTCAAAACATTACCATAAGCACTCAGTTTGCAAGAATACAAGTTACAACTCTTATTTATAGTTAGATATCTTATTTAGTGGTGAGACAACTTTTCATTTGTGCAGGATAGTTAAAGACACTCtgtcaaatttaatgtacttaaaaccccatgcagtaatcaaaaatgaaagggacacaccCATAGTCAATGTCTagttatgatgaaacaaaaatggtGTAATCAGACTGATCattttcatggagcccactgtgacAGGGCAGATTTACGTCGACCTGTTTCAGAATTTTCCGGTTCCTCAGATCCTGCCAGattcatttccaacaaaatgGTGCTCCACCACAATTATattgagatgttaccatgttccTGAACAACACTTCCCCAGATGTAAGATCTGATGAAGTACGGACTGCATGGCCAGCTAGATCTCTCAGATATCACTCCTCTAacttttttgcttgaaatttcattaaaagttgtaacaaaagaaagtttgagatttggacgatttaaaataaaaaaattgaaggtgtaGGTCTAATAATGAAGCTGATGCTCTTAAACACCTGGCAGGAGTTAGATTATTTTCCAGGCATCTGAAGTGCAACAAAAGGTGCATACACTGAAGtagacaaatttacattaaaacattgcgagagttgatgtttatttaaaaaaaagttgccaagttatgttaactggttctcttaatttTAAGCTGTACTTTTAGACTGGACACTCTGTAGATTATAGTAAAACGTCATATTCTTCTGTACCaatatatggtatttttataataaaaaaccaacatcaacaacccaagtaaagaattacaaagtaaatgaaataacattttattttttattctaagcacttttgcgggatcctgcatatcagttttatataatacaattaaataaaattacatatccaacataataaaaaattaaaactacaatcatatataaaaaacatcatataataaaaacatttatttaacaagttagttaaataaaataactacttctacaataaataacaacttaagtttaaaaaaaataataaatagaataaatttacgctatgtaacctggaaagccaatttacattactgagtggatttaaatcacgatatttataaaaattatgattatttcttttttttatataaaaatgtgctgccatctgttgctgccTTTATAATTGTCATCTTaatattctgtctgaaagttgatcaagttggaatcttttgtatttatatgtttaaaatctctaaaaaatgtccaaactttgcctagtattgtttaaatttaatttcttgattttttcactacattgaaattttaatattaaaattaactatttacaatattttaattttttattatgtttgatatgtaattttatataaatatattatatacagctgatgatgcaggatcctgtaaaggtgcttttggaataaaaaataaggtaagtgtcatttcatttactttataattctgtacttgggttgttcaagttgaattttttattaaaaaaatacaacatatatatatatatatatatatatgatcaaactggaaaacatgatttataatgtataattttataataaacaaaataaaaatatataatttttttaattcttctaaattcGCGTCctcttataacaatatattaaaaacatttaaaaaaacttgtaaataaatctgatgaagtggtgcgcatgcaagaaacactattatatatatatatttccacacagggcaagaaacttaaaaaccaaactgagagAGCTTGAACTACAGGTATTTGAGTGTTATCTTTTACACTGCTCCTATTAGCACTATTATTGGAGGTGTATATTACTGCTCTAATCTATTATTgtctgttgtaaactattcatgcttcagtgcaataaTTTTCGAGAACAGTGGTTTTCCTTGTCAACACGATTTGTCTAGTGCAATTCTGACTAGacgatttgtctagttgcaagtcctacactatcaataactggaggcaaatgttcataataaaaaactgaagtcattgacaacagtttgcatcaggtgactctcaataatattactttagcattgatgcatcagctgtgcagggtgatcacttcggatatcttttgtcaaaatatggtagatatgttaagtcttcctaatgtaatcacaaaattagattttatattattttcttttcatttacagattttatgtcaCAACCATGTTTAGTCTGTACCAGGTCCACTTTAAACTGCCTacctgataaatattaaaacatgaacactgaatacaattaacaacaaatcacccaaagcttactaaaatgtcaactccatcaacaggttaaaattcacatatttcagtcatcaatgaatttcaaaaacacactttgctctcacacattgaccatttatcattcacaaacatctcaataaatcgatattaattaaaatgaactaaatacagttacaaacatttttttttaaaacgaacacattgaaatatatagacagtaatgaaattaacaaatcatGTTTGTTACAATAGCCAATAGTTACAATAGCTAATACTTACACGACATGGATAAAATACCATCCCATCTTTTGTCTTCACtgtgtgaaaatcttttattcgaagttcattgcttttcatattaagattaaccAGTGGTGAAGCATCATTCaataagatctcagattcctttaaaaaaaagataaagaaatcatattacaaactaattaatttccaataaatgttttttttttttttgtttctgactggaacttagtaataataccacttatatacaaatcacatatcctaaaaataaatatttttggtagtaaataccattaaaatctatcttgctaaaaattttagaaaaatccaaatattatatgacaaaattaggccaaaaaagaacaaagctgatttaattttatttttatatgaatttactattaatagaatattacaattgttatttatatatatatatattatacactttattttctcaaagtgtatgttgcaaaaaataacaaaattgcaaacacattaatcacaaatttaattctgagaaaactgattttataagtcaatttaaaacaaatatggcggttgttcaggaaggttttgaagaatttttttttaactttgaacctaattctcttgcaatttgattcatttacccagattttcaaactctttttatattatcagtatgatgtgatttgtccaactctgcgaaATAAGCAGTTCCCTCACCTTTGCATAATTAGAAATGAATCTTTGTCCAATGAGCCATTTCTTAAGATTTGGGAGGAggaagtaatagaaaaaagaggaagtaaaagaaaagatataaaaaacaaataatcatttaaagatagatttaatgaagattttaaatcatttaaaaatagaattttctcgAATAGGTTTCTCGAATGTTgctgacaattttataataattttgtatattatttagttttaaactattatttagtttagaagataatttggaaatagttgaaaaaattatatatatatatatatatatataaaacgtgaattcagccttataaatctgcaaacagaatttgattgagacacttttattaaaattaagtttgtatccaaagataagatatgataaattaataattattgtaatactttttcattattgactgaacaaatatttgttaaaaataaaaaatccataaaaacattttgaatatttttagaagtttaaaatttgttttattaatttttattttaaacaaacaatttttacacaatgtaaaaagctaatggttattatataaattgtgaatagttaaagaatttataaaagttatcactgaGAATGAGCATAGGCCTGAAAGCAAATTGAAGTAAGAAATTAGAGgcaagagtgtttctctaattccgtGCTTTacagaggctgaaagaatattatatcgtacatatagacatttatgtacagagagaaaaaaatggactataaaaagtttaacctgctaaataattaatatatacgagttCACAAATCACGAGAAGATCCTCTAATTCTCTCTCTGtgtttaacttataatttcaatttttccaaataaatcttcacttcaatagggattttttttttatcgatcttaattatactggtttttttaatttaacttttttcaattcatttagcaaaaacatatatgtattaaaacttattaaagtaaatttttacccaattatccagatctggccttgcaaaggttcatctggacaattggtgttttcactgtatgcagaatctaatatccttacttaccacttcatttttaacttctaaattttctgtcttattcaagttggtgtcttcaattgctaaatgatctttttcgatataaagtagttcctctttcagctgtagtaaatctacttgctgtaataaaaaacaaaaaaatgaaacatattaacaatattgttgatactcatgtaccaaaaatatttataaaaaatgtaatttttgaagcagttctctactgagaatttacacaattattaatgagaaaaacttccataagcttcaaaaacaacatagatctaccttattattaagatatatttaagaacaaaatatttgtaatactcttagtcaagatttattttttaattatactgttaaggTTGACGAATCTTTATCTAATGATtccaaaggtttttaaaataagctaacaaaaacaatgataaatctattttaggTGGCCACGAAGGCGGAGCGAATGTTCTCAACACTGATGAGGCTATTGGCCAATGTTGCAGGTCCCAGGGCATCTAAGCGCAGGATATTAGCGTCTACGGTGGTGTTGGATATATAGCCGATACTACTGCtatcacatacaatattgtatgtgatgGCGGTAAGGTGGGAGGCCTTCAGACTGAACAGCAAGTATAGGAAGTTGGCTATCAGGGTAGCCCAATTATATAGGACAGTTTCCTTGGATGCTTCACTAGTGGTGGTGTCAATGCCACCATTTGACCTCATAGCCAAGGAAAAAAGGGATAGGATCACAGAAGGCAAGGACCCGTATGTTTATTGAATAGCAGGAGGTGGAAGAAGTAGAGTAGAGTTGTGGACGGCACCGAGTGCAGACGTGTTTCCTAGCTccgcgatattttactttttgattgggtttttttgattttttactggaTACGGACATCGGAAATTATAGTGGTATGGTTAATGGACACAAGTGCAAAGTTTTTTgagtttcggttttttttttttttgaaaatacaaaattttgaggaaagtgTAGAGAACTTTTAGTGCTACAGCCCTTTTGGACAACGGTTAAGAACCGAAGGGGTGTGGGATTGTAAGTAAATACAACTACACGGACAGAGTGAGTTAAAAAgtactttgaataaattttttcttttttaagtgtttaagtatatacatttaacttacatagagacaaattttgcaaatcaagcgacaagctctggcttgttcgtgacgtcattgaaatacaagtaaacaaggacttgtaaaattttcagaagttttactgtgtactagtagaaatttttctaagtgtttgcgatactttacacgggcaaactcctatcctccatatctcctatagtttttaccatagaaccaaaattcccaaatatctatccgaaaccaaagatttctgaccttctgaccgcccctcatattttgaccccccccaaaatttttgaccccggatttggacacatacattttacttccccCCCAAATTTTTTTGGGGGCACCCGCCCGCGTGGGGTATCATAGGACTCGGAATCAACCCCTGATTTCGAATCCGAAGCTCGCTTCCAATAGAAAATAAGGCCTCTCCAGAGGACATTACaggattaaatcaaggaaaa comes from Lycorma delicatula isolate Av1 chromosome 3, ASM4794821v1, whole genome shotgun sequence and encodes:
- the LOC142321191 gene encoding uncharacterized protein LOC142321191, yielding MSLNDDIPPRINLKINDVHTIKAEEEKEFYPCHQVDLLQLKEELLYIEKDHLAIEDTNLNKTENLEVKNEVESEILLNDASPLVNLNMKSNELRIKDFHTVKTKDGMVFYPCRVIIEKLTIKRSTKNNCKSSVNNSNFCQKSVIPENNLKTQLIKHNEEKNYVCTICPKTFNQSSELKSHLNVHTKEKIYYVCKICHKVFNLSDVGSLDSTSRRLI